In the Caenorhabditis elegans chromosome X genome, one interval contains:
- the dgk-2 gene encoding Diacylglycerol kinase (Confirmed by transcript evidence), whose protein sequence is MEMDVYDELLAAALFIVFSSIVLWVFRKLWAVRKRKNINDTSSKSGHYWSSINYSEQHNYCSGCKEHIVSGYECDNCLLKVDNINCLRAVSTKIQCKVNPIHCRKETFDHHWICGNIGADLFCEVCEELCGGVGLQDFRCSWCWRVVHTKCKPKFTKHCDFGGLKRTIIPPYCVTTRRPGNRNQRMAVIDKIEIPVDIEKWRPIMVIVNPKSGSGAGKQLLRNFRAHLHPAQVVDVLKSNIAASLRWIDEHPNVDVRILIAGGDGTICSALDQIDTLSRRIPVAVLPLGTGNDLSRLLKWGKKCDGDIDVIKLMEDIQEAEVTLVDRWTIDAESQKKLGVRLQSNKTLSMTNYVSVGVDACVTLGMQNTRESIPRAMSSRLLNKFLFFTFGTKDVFERVCKGLNERIDLYLDDVHVNLPDIEGLIFLNIPYWGAGVKPWATYNDSHRQECDDEMIEVFAVTSSFHIAQMQIGLASPLCIGQAKHAKLVFKGNHSFPMQSDGEAWVNSAGTVLISHKCKTAMLRKAEKQTTGCGMFF, encoded by the exons ATGGAAATGGACGTGTATGATGAATTATTGGCCGCTGCTTTATTTATCGTTTTCTCGAGCATTGTTTTGTGGgtgtttagaaaattatggGCAGTGAGGAAACGAAAGAATATTAATGACACGTCATCTAAAA gcgGACACTACTGGAGTTCAATCAATTACAGTGAACAACACAACTATTGCTCTGGATGCAAAGAGCACATTGTTTCGGGTTACGAATGTGATAATTGTCTGCTCAAGGTGGATAAC ataAACTGTCTTCGAGCAGTATCTACAAAAATCCAATGTAAAGTCAATCCGATACACTGTAGAAAAGAGACATTTGACCATCATTGG ATATGTGGAAACATTGGCGCTGATCTATTTTGCGAAGTCTGCGAAGAGTTGTGCGGTGGTGTTGGCCTTCAAGATTTTCGATGCTCTTG GTGTTGGCGCGTTGTGCACACCAAGTGTAAACCAAAATTCACTAAACATTGCGATTTTGGTGGATTGAAACGAACTATCATACCACCATATTGTGTTACCACAAGAAGACCAGGAAACCGGAATCAGAGAATG GCTGTCATTGACAAAATCGAAATACCAGttgatattgaaaaatggcGCCCAATCATGGTTATTGTCAACCCAAAAAGTGGATCAGGTGCTGGAAAGCAGCTTCTCCGCAATTTTAGAGCTCATTTGCACCCGGCACAAGTTGTAGATGTTCTTAAATCAAATATTGCTGCCTCCCTTCGATGGATCGACGAACATCCCAATGTTGACGTCAGGATATTGATTGCTGGAGGTGATGGTACAATTTGTTCAGCTCTCGATCAGATTGACACACTTAGCCGTCGTATTCCG GTGGCCGTTTTACCGCTCGGTACTGGCAACGATCTATCTCGACTATTGAAATGGGGCAAAAAATGCGACGGCGATATCGACGTCATCAAG TTGATGGAGGATATACAAGAAGCCGAGGTTACGCTTGTCGATCGATGGACAATTGATGCGGAAAGCCAGAAAAAA CTCGGAGTTCGATTGCAGTCTAACAAAACGCTGTCAATGACAAACTACGTGTCGGTTGGTGTCGATGCTTGTGTCACGTTAGGAATGCAAAACACAAGAGAATCAATTCCCAGAGCAATGAGTAGCAG GCTACTCAACAAATTCCTCTTCTTCACATTTGGAACCAAGGATGTTTTTGAGAGAGTTTGCAAGGGTCTGAACGAGAGAATCGACCTATATTTAGACGACGTCCACGTCAACCTTCCCGATATCGAAGGTCTCATCTTTCTCAACATTCCATATTGGGGCGCTGGAGTCAAG CCATGGGCCACGTACAATGATAGTCATCGACAAGAATGCGACGATGAGATGATTGAAGTGTTTGCGGTGACATCATCGTTTCATATTGCTCAAATGCAGATCGGACTGGCGAGCCCGTTGTGCATTGGGCAGGCCAAGCATGCGAAGCTTGTGTTCAAGGGGAATCACTCGTTCCCTATGCAATC GGATGGTGAAGCATGGGTGAATTCGGCCGGAACAGTGCTAATCTCCCATAAGTGCAAGACTGCGATGCTGAGGAAAGCGGAGAAGCAGACGACCGGATGTGGGATGTTCTTCTAA
- the dgk-2 gene encoding Diacylglycerol kinase (Confirmed by transcript evidence), giving the protein MAVIDKIEIPVDIEKWRPIMVIVNPKSGSGAGKQLLRNFRAHLHPAQVVDVLKSNIAASLRWIDEHPNVDVRILIAGGDGTICSALDQIDTLSRRIPVAVLPLGTGNDLSRLLKWGKKCDGDIDVIKLMEDIQEAEVTLVDRWTIDAESQKKLGVRLQSNKTLSMTNYVSVGVDACVTLGMQNTRESIPRAMSSRLLNKFLFFTFGTKDVFERVCKGLNERIDLYLDDVHVNLPDIEGLIFLNIPYWGAGVKPWATYNDSHRQECDDEMIEVFAVTSSFHIAQMQIGLASPLCIGQAKHAKLVFKGNHSFPMQSDGEAWVNSAGTVLISHKCKTAMLRKAEKQTTGCGMFF; this is encoded by the exons ATG GCTGTCATTGACAAAATCGAAATACCAGttgatattgaaaaatggcGCCCAATCATGGTTATTGTCAACCCAAAAAGTGGATCAGGTGCTGGAAAGCAGCTTCTCCGCAATTTTAGAGCTCATTTGCACCCGGCACAAGTTGTAGATGTTCTTAAATCAAATATTGCTGCCTCCCTTCGATGGATCGACGAACATCCCAATGTTGACGTCAGGATATTGATTGCTGGAGGTGATGGTACAATTTGTTCAGCTCTCGATCAGATTGACACACTTAGCCGTCGTATTCCG GTGGCCGTTTTACCGCTCGGTACTGGCAACGATCTATCTCGACTATTGAAATGGGGCAAAAAATGCGACGGCGATATCGACGTCATCAAG TTGATGGAGGATATACAAGAAGCCGAGGTTACGCTTGTCGATCGATGGACAATTGATGCGGAAAGCCAGAAAAAA CTCGGAGTTCGATTGCAGTCTAACAAAACGCTGTCAATGACAAACTACGTGTCGGTTGGTGTCGATGCTTGTGTCACGTTAGGAATGCAAAACACAAGAGAATCAATTCCCAGAGCAATGAGTAGCAG GCTACTCAACAAATTCCTCTTCTTCACATTTGGAACCAAGGATGTTTTTGAGAGAGTTTGCAAGGGTCTGAACGAGAGAATCGACCTATATTTAGACGACGTCCACGTCAACCTTCCCGATATCGAAGGTCTCATCTTTCTCAACATTCCATATTGGGGCGCTGGAGTCAAG CCATGGGCCACGTACAATGATAGTCATCGACAAGAATGCGACGATGAGATGATTGAAGTGTTTGCGGTGACATCATCGTTTCATATTGCTCAAATGCAGATCGGACTGGCGAGCCCGTTGTGCATTGGGCAGGCCAAGCATGCGAAGCTTGTGTTCAAGGGGAATCACTCGTTCCCTATGCAATC GGATGGTGAAGCATGGGTGAATTCGGCCGGAACAGTGCTAATCTCCCATAAGTGCAAGACTGCGATGCTGAGGAAAGCGGAGAAGCAGACGACCGGATGTGGGATGTTCTTCTAA
- the dgk-2 gene encoding DAGKc domain-containing protein (Confirmed by transcript evidence), producing MAVIDKIEIPVDIEKWRPIMVIVNPKSGSGAGKQLLRNFRAHLHPAQVVDVLKSNIAASLRWIDEHPNVDVRILIAGGDGTICSALDQIDTLSRRIPVAVLPLGTGNDLSRLLKWGKKCDGDIDVIKVCAFPESDNYERPDFYS from the exons ATG GCTGTCATTGACAAAATCGAAATACCAGttgatattgaaaaatggcGCCCAATCATGGTTATTGTCAACCCAAAAAGTGGATCAGGTGCTGGAAAGCAGCTTCTCCGCAATTTTAGAGCTCATTTGCACCCGGCACAAGTTGTAGATGTTCTTAAATCAAATATTGCTGCCTCCCTTCGATGGATCGACGAACATCCCAATGTTGACGTCAGGATATTGATTGCTGGAGGTGATGGTACAATTTGTTCAGCTCTCGATCAGATTGACACACTTAGCCGTCGTATTCCG GTGGCCGTTTTACCGCTCGGTACTGGCAACGATCTATCTCGACTATTGAAATGGGGCAAAAAATGCGACGGCGATATCGACGTCATCAAGGTATGTGCCTTCCCGGAATCAGATAATTACGAAAGACCTGATTTTTATAGTTGA